The following DNA comes from Candidatus Neomarinimicrobiota bacterium.
CGATTTCTTCATCAGTAGCTTCAGGGAGGGTCGCAAGAAGCTCATTCGTGACCGGGTTAACGCAACTGAGAGTCATGCTCCGTTTTCTCCACGAGTTTGTACCGGGTTCCGCCATACGGTCTGGTCTGCGGTGTATGTAGTCAAACAGTATCTACTCTCTGCGCCGGAAATCAGGTTTTCTCTTCTCAATGAATGCCTGAGTCCCCTCTTTCTTTTCCGGTGTACTGAAAGAGATGCCGAACAGGGAGGCTTCCTGGGCCATGCCATCCTTTGGAGCCTTTCCCAGACCTTGCCGGATGGCTTCCAGGGAAAGTTTAACCGCCTCCGGACTCCTTTTCAATATGGATTGTGCAATCTCCCTGGCCTTTCCAAGAAGCTGTCCCGGAGGAACCAGATGATTTACAAGTCCACATTCTTTCACTTCTTGAGCCGAGATCGTCTCACCTGATGTGATCATTTCCATCGCTTTTCCTATTCCTATCACTCTTGGGAGTCTCAGGGTCCCACCCCACCCGGGAATGATGCCGAGATTCACTTCCGGCTGTCCAAAGCGTGCGTTTTCTGAGGCGATCCGTATGTGGCACGCGAGGGCAATTTCGCACCCACCCCCGAGAGCGTAGCCGTTGACGGCAGCGATCACCGGCTTCGGGAACCATTCGATCAGCAGGGTGAGGTCTTGCCCTTTCCGGGAAAATTCGAGGGCCTCTGCGGGACCGAGGGGTGCTATTTCCCTGATATCAGCTCCCGCAATGAATGCCCTCACCCCTTCACCCGTTAGAATGACGACGCCCACCGTGTCATCGTTCCTCAAATCGCGAAAGGCCCTTTTGAGGGCCTCGATCGTCTCCTGGGTAAGGGCATTTAGTACTTCAGGTCGGTCAACGGTAATCAGGGCGCACCCATCCGTTGTTTCGATTCTTACATCAGCCATTTTTCCCTCCTAATATCGTCTCCAAAAACCAGGACTAAAGAGTATGATAACGGTAAAAACTTCCAACCTGCCCAGAA
Coding sequences within:
- a CDS encoding enoyl-CoA hydratase-related protein, giving the protein MADVRIETTDGCALITVDRPEVLNALTQETIEALKRAFRDLRNDDTVGVVILTGEGVRAFIAGADIREIAPLGPAEALEFSRKGQDLTLLIEWFPKPVIAAVNGYALGGGCEIALACHIRIASENARFGQPEVNLGIIPGWGGTLRLPRVIGIGKAMEMITSGETISAQEVKECGLVNHLVPPGQLLGKAREIAQSILKRSPEAVKLSLEAIRQGLGKAPKDGMAQEASLFGISFSTPEKKEGTQAFIEKRKPDFRRRE